A single Clostridia bacterium DNA region contains:
- a CDS encoding radical SAM protein: protein MAYNKTFKILLINPVTKRYFWGNSYFPSLGLPLMAAYTPENIEVSIIDEAQSALDLDKLPDADLIGISTLTASAGRAYEIADAYRRIGKKVVMGGIHASSLPEEALTHADSVVVGEGDNLWSKVIEDFEKEDLKKVYSALGNPPTMKETPMPSWHLVEKGARDRNMQIVLPVQAGRGCPNKCNFCNVPEMFGRAYRTRNISDVIDEIATVKEKLFLLIDDNLLASVKFAKALLAQMVPLKKEWMGLASLAHLNDDEILKALSDAGCRYLFIGFETTNPQNIQKINKSVNKISQYSEIINKIHSYGMKVIGSFIVGLDHDDDSVFEDIYTFIDRNDIYVPIVNILTPYPGTELFLSLKEQNRIISYDWSRYSCDEVVYLPRNMSAETLQLRHHELVKALSGRAKNKFSGRQKKDYSVYDF from the coding sequence ATGGCATACAACAAAACTTTCAAGATACTGCTTATTAATCCGGTCACCAAACGCTATTTCTGGGGCAACTCATATTTCCCCAGTCTGGGGCTTCCACTTATGGCGGCTTATACACCAGAGAATATAGAAGTCAGTATCATCGATGAAGCCCAGTCGGCCTTGGATTTGGATAAGCTGCCTGATGCAGATCTGATAGGTATATCCACCCTCACTGCGTCTGCCGGCAGGGCATACGAAATTGCAGATGCCTACCGGCGTATAGGTAAAAAAGTAGTAATGGGAGGAATACATGCAAGTTCACTTCCGGAAGAGGCTTTAACCCACGCAGATTCAGTTGTTGTGGGTGAAGGCGATAATCTATGGAGTAAAGTGATAGAGGATTTTGAAAAAGAAGATTTGAAGAAAGTCTATTCTGCATTAGGTAACCCACCTACGATGAAGGAAACGCCTATGCCAAGCTGGCATCTGGTGGAGAAAGGTGCCAGAGATAGAAACATGCAGATTGTATTACCGGTGCAAGCCGGTAGGGGATGCCCAAACAAATGCAACTTCTGCAATGTACCGGAAATGTTCGGCAGGGCTTACAGAACTAGGAATATCTCAGATGTCATCGATGAGATTGCAACAGTAAAAGAAAAATTGTTCTTATTGATTGATGATAATCTGCTGGCAAGTGTTAAGTTTGCAAAAGCACTGTTGGCCCAAATGGTGCCGCTGAAAAAAGAATGGATGGGATTGGCAAGCCTGGCTCATCTCAATGATGATGAAATACTCAAAGCACTAAGTGATGCAGGCTGCCGCTACTTGTTCATAGGATTCGAGACTACAAACCCTCAAAATATACAGAAGATCAACAAAAGTGTTAATAAGATAAGCCAGTATTCAGAAATTATCAATAAAATACACAGTTATGGAATGAAGGTAATCGGTTCTTTCATTGTGGGGTTAGACCATGATGATGACAGTGTGTTTGAGGACATTTACACTTTTATTGATCGGAATGATATCTATGTACCAATTGTAAATATATTGACGCCTTACCCGGGTACTGAGCTGTTTCTCAGTTTGAAAGAACAAAATCGAATAATATCCTATGACTGGAGTAGATACAGCTGTGACGAGGTTGTCTATCTGCCAAGGAATATGTCTGCGGAAACTCTGCAATTGCGCCACCATGAGCTGGTCAAAGCGCTATCCGGAAGAGCGAAGAATAAGTTCTCAGGCAGACAGAAAAAAGATTATTCAGTATACGACTTTTAA
- a CDS encoding DUF4256 domain-containing protein produces the protein MKNEKRELSQEQREELLGALKARFEKNVNRHKGFEWARVQAKLEANTEKLWSLNEMERTGGEPDVIGYDKETGEYIFYDCSAESPKGRRSLCYDREGLESRKEHKPENNAIDMAASMGIELLTEEQYRELQKLGNFDTKTSSWVKTPTEIRKLGGALFCDRRYDHVFVYHNGAESYYGVRAFRGSLKV, from the coding sequence ATGAAAAATGAAAAAAGGGAGTTGTCACAAGAACAACGTGAAGAACTACTCGGAGCATTGAAAGCCCGTTTTGAGAAAAACGTGAACCGACATAAAGGTTTTGAATGGGCTAGAGTACAAGCAAAGCTAGAAGCTAATACTGAAAAACTGTGGTCACTCAATGAGATGGAAAGAACTGGCGGTGAACCGGATGTTATTGGTTATGATAAAGAGACGGGTGAATACATTTTTTATGATTGTTCAGCGGAAAGTCCTAAAGGCCGCAGAAGTCTTTGTTACGACCGTGAAGGGCTGGAGTCAAGGAAAGAACATAAACCAGAGAATAACGCTATTGATATGGCAGCTTCCATGGGCATAGAGCTTTTAACGGAAGAACAATATCGGGAATTGCAGAAACTTGGGAATTTCGATACAAAAACGTCGAGCTGGGTGAAAACGCCTACTGAGATTAGAAAACTCGGCGGCGCCCTCTTTTGTGATCGTCGCTACGACCATGTCTTTGTGTATCATAACGGTGCAGAATCTTACTATGGAGTTAGGGCGTTCCGCGGATCGCTAAAGGTCTAG
- a CDS encoding radical SAM protein, giving the protein MKLLLISPGIDNEESRFVAEANKLRMITPMLALPYLAALTPPDIEVKIIDEQHGLISHFEDADLVGITGMTMQANRMYKIADIYRSRNIPVVLGGIHVTFLPEEASKHADSIVIGEGDEIWPVLMEDFKRGELKPVYRCINPPSLENLPFPRLDLIDGPSYRMPHGSLNSVMATRGCPNNCSFCCVTKMFGRGFRTRPVQHVIDEIMRMNNDPILFADDNLIGNRNYAMELFKAVRPLNKVWGGQVSMKIAHDEELLKLAVESGCKSLFIGFESIDEENIILINKKNVNTVEGYSEAIKKLHDRGVHVYGSFIIGLDNDDESIFEKMYNFIEKNEIEFPLVGVLTPLPGTELFKQFESEGRIIDYNWNKYNFCQVVYKPKKMSADKLKNGYDMLARAIRRSGMRKQLGSQQASRLEINAF; this is encoded by the coding sequence ATGAAATTACTTTTGATTAGCCCTGGTATTGACAATGAAGAGTCCAGATTTGTTGCCGAGGCAAACAAACTGAGGATGATAACGCCAATGCTGGCATTACCCTACCTGGCGGCGCTGACACCACCCGATATTGAAGTAAAGATCATTGATGAGCAGCATGGACTTATCAGCCATTTTGAAGATGCAGATCTGGTTGGGATAACCGGCATGACAATGCAAGCAAATCGCATGTATAAAATTGCTGATATCTATCGGTCCAGAAATATCCCCGTTGTTCTGGGCGGCATACATGTGACATTCTTACCTGAAGAGGCAAGCAAACATGCGGACAGTATCGTCATAGGAGAAGGTGACGAAATCTGGCCGGTATTGATGGAGGATTTCAAAAGAGGTGAATTAAAGCCTGTATATAGATGCATCAATCCCCCTTCCCTCGAAAACCTGCCATTTCCAAGACTTGATCTGATAGATGGCCCCAGTTACAGAATGCCGCATGGGTCTCTAAATTCCGTAATGGCTACCAGGGGATGCCCCAATAACTGCAGCTTTTGCTGCGTCACAAAAATGTTTGGCAGAGGGTTCAGGACCAGGCCGGTGCAGCATGTAATTGATGAAATTATGCGTATGAATAATGATCCCATATTGTTTGCAGATGACAATCTAATCGGAAATAGAAATTACGCCATGGAGCTGTTTAAAGCGGTGAGGCCCTTGAATAAGGTGTGGGGCGGGCAGGTCAGCATGAAAATTGCTCATGATGAGGAACTTTTAAAGCTTGCCGTAGAAAGCGGCTGCAAATCTTTGTTCATTGGCTTTGAAAGCATCGATGAGGAAAATATCATCCTTATTAATAAAAAGAATGTAAATACTGTTGAAGGTTACAGCGAAGCGATAAAAAAGCTTCATGACAGGGGTGTACATGTTTATGGCTCGTTTATCATCGGCTTGGATAACGATGATGAAAGCATATTCGAGAAAATGTATAACTTTATAGAAAAGAATGAAATCGAGTTTCCGCTGGTGGGTGTTCTTACCCCTTTACCGGGAACCGAGCTCTTCAAGCAATTTGAGAGTGAAGGCAGAATCATCGATTATAATTGGAACAAGTATAATTTTTGCCAGGTGGTTTACAAGCCTAAGAAAATGTCTGCCGACAAACTGAAAAACGGGTATGATATGCTGGCACGTGCCATTAGAAGGAGTGGGATGAGGAAGCAATTGGGTAGCCAACAAGCTTCAAGGTTGGAAATAAATGCTTTCTAG
- a CDS encoding streptolysin S family bacteriocin, which produces MLTFTSKVGATCTASNTVVLAPGSCCCCGGSTCTSTSW; this is translated from the coding sequence ATGTTAACATTTACTTCTAAGGTTGGAGCTACTTGTACTGCAAGTAATACAGTTGTATTGGCTCCTGGTTCTTGCTGCTGCTGCGGTGGATCTACTTGCACATCAACTTCCTGGTAA
- a CDS encoding DNA-3-methyladenine glycosylase I, which yields MKRCNWCGKDELYVRYHDEEWGLPVFDDKKQFEFLVLESAQAGLSWITILRKRENYRKAYDNFNPLSAASFDEEKVQELLSNEGIIRNNSKIRASINNAQRFLEIQKEFGSFCDYIWRFVGYKPIINCWTSESEIPAKTDLSEEISRDMKRRGFKFLGPVIMYSHLQATGLVNDHVLDCFRHEQVVKND from the coding sequence ATGAAGAGGTGTAATTGGTGTGGTAAGGATGAACTATATGTAAGATATCATGATGAAGAATGGGGACTGCCGGTATTTGATGATAAAAAGCAATTTGAATTTCTTGTGTTGGAATCTGCACAGGCAGGGTTGAGCTGGATTACGATATTAAGGAAAAGAGAGAACTACCGAAAAGCTTATGATAATTTTAATCCTTTATCTGCAGCGAGCTTTGATGAAGAGAAAGTTCAAGAGTTGCTGAGCAATGAAGGTATTATAAGAAATAATAGTAAAATCAGAGCTTCGATAAATAATGCTCAAAGATTTTTAGAGATTCAAAAGGAATTTGGGAGCTTTTGTGATTATATATGGAGGTTCGTAGGTTATAAACCGATAATAAATTGTTGGACTAGTGAATCAGAGATTCCCGCGAAAACGGATCTTTCAGAAGAAATAAGCAGGGATATGAAGAGGAGAGGTTTTAAATTTTTAGGACCTGTAATAATGTACTCCCATTTACAGGCTACGGGGTTGGTCAATGACCATGTTTTAGACTGCTTCAGGCATGAACAGGTCGTTAAGAATGATTAA
- a CDS encoding radical SAM protein, which translates to MNLDVFVTTACNMQCLFCGAWKQDNPNQFIELDKVFSILDAGKDYGFKYTTLSGGEPLMHPNILEIIDYANNKGFWINITTNGLLIDDKFLSSIKGKKVNIRVSFHSLKKELHNKITNGDTYDQLVATINRLKELRVYYSIGSTIFEENVDEIEQLAEFALKSNAAFIRYSPVVSILKGNGIKLDQKFHEEMLVRIIKAALKYKNYLSYPKKNLNLIGDPIDIMTTRRCPAGSDIFMIVDANQDIIPCQFFPSEVEYPHCKYTCCDDFKKLKNEMNGMFSEDFLDNLQGECKDCSFKSVCYGSCIGNKLTRGLKLTDEQPLCLRKIMKNALSGFSSKEMEDLMQYWYYHYNQRVSIFDRNKSCIRKLPIWELNFKYGIQQNFQDTAY; encoded by the coding sequence ATGAATCTTGATGTATTTGTAACAACTGCATGTAATATGCAATGTCTGTTCTGTGGAGCATGGAAGCAGGATAATCCAAATCAATTTATAGAACTGGATAAAGTTTTTAGTATCCTTGATGCTGGAAAAGATTACGGTTTCAAATACACCACTCTATCCGGCGGAGAACCCCTGATGCATCCTAATATTCTTGAAATAATAGATTACGCAAATAATAAAGGGTTCTGGATAAATATCACGACAAACGGCCTTCTAATAGATGACAAATTCTTAAGCAGTATAAAGGGAAAAAAGGTAAATATCAGAGTAAGCTTTCATTCCTTGAAAAAAGAGCTTCATAATAAGATTACCAATGGAGACACATACGATCAATTGGTTGCTACCATTAACAGGCTTAAGGAATTGAGAGTGTATTACTCCATAGGCAGCACTATCTTTGAAGAAAATGTGGATGAAATCGAACAGCTGGCTGAATTTGCATTAAAATCAAATGCGGCTTTTATTAGGTATTCGCCAGTTGTTAGTATTTTAAAAGGGAATGGTATCAAACTCGATCAAAAGTTTCATGAGGAAATGCTGGTTAGAATCATAAAAGCAGCATTGAAGTACAAAAATTATTTGAGTTATCCCAAGAAAAACCTAAACCTGATTGGAGATCCGATTGATATCATGACAACACGGCGATGTCCTGCCGGTTCGGACATTTTTATGATTGTTGATGCAAATCAGGATATCATCCCGTGCCAATTCTTTCCGTCCGAAGTTGAATATCCTCATTGTAAATACACATGCTGTGACGATTTCAAGAAGCTGAAGAATGAAATGAACGGCATGTTTTCAGAGGATTTCCTTGATAATCTGCAAGGCGAATGCAAGGATTGCTCCTTCAAGTCAGTCTGCTATGGCAGCTGCATCGGCAACAAGCTTACCAGAGGCCTTAAGCTGACAGATGAACAGCCGCTGTGTTTAAGAAAGATAATGAAGAATGCATTAAGTGGGTTTAGTAGTAAAGAAATGGAAGATTTAATGCAGTATTGGTATTACCACTATAATCAGCGTGTAAGCATTTTTGACAGAAATAAAAGCTGCATAAGAAAATTACCAATCTGGGAGTTGAATTTTAAATATGGCATACAACAAAACTTTCAAGATACTGCTTATTAA